A genomic window from Deferrivibrio essentukiensis includes:
- a CDS encoding nitroreductase family protein, with product MGINFKIDENLCIGCKKCVTDCPVSIIGFDKVPFMKDETHCLKCQHCLAVCPTGALSILGKDPKNSISADMINLDSSELEKFIKFRRTVRKFKDNELSEETLNKLIEATSYAPSGHNSKKTFLTITASKLETDNFLAFMMREFEIYLKSNTLPDAYSFLKYVHYQYKKKGDDVTFRGAPHIIVTSIPKGLTISYVDTIIALSYFEIYANSLGVGTVWSGIGRYFFEILPNLKDYLKIPEENSIGYVMAFGIPDVRYYRTVQHEKLNHKILGLK from the coding sequence ATGGGGATTAATTTTAAGATTGATGAAAATTTATGCATTGGATGTAAAAAGTGTGTAACTGATTGCCCTGTAAGCATAATCGGTTTTGATAAAGTTCCTTTTATGAAAGATGAGACCCATTGCTTGAAATGTCAGCACTGCCTTGCGGTGTGCCCTACAGGTGCATTGTCTATATTGGGAAAAGATCCAAAAAACAGCATTAGTGCCGATATGATTAACCTTGATAGTAGCGAGCTTGAAAAATTTATAAAGTTTAGACGGACTGTAAGAAAATTTAAGGACAATGAGCTTTCAGAAGAGACTCTCAATAAGCTAATAGAAGCGACAAGTTATGCACCAAGTGGTCATAATAGCAAAAAAACGTTCCTGACGATTACAGCGTCTAAATTAGAAACAGATAATTTTTTAGCTTTTATGATGAGAGAGTTTGAGATTTATTTAAAAAGTAATACTCTTCCTGATGCTTACTCTTTTTTAAAATATGTCCATTATCAATATAAGAAAAAGGGTGATGATGTTACTTTTAGAGGCGCACCTCATATTATAGTTACATCAATTCCTAAGGGGCTTACTATTTCTTATGTAGATACAATTATTGCTTTGAGCTATTTTGAAATATATGCAAATTCTTTGGGGGTAGGGACTGTTTGGAGTGGTATAGGGAGATATTTTTTTGAAATTCTTCCTAATTTAAAGGATTATTTAAAAATACCCGAAGAAAATTCGATAGGTTATGTTATGGCTTTTGGTATTCCAGATGTCAGGTATTATCGTACGGTGCAGCACGAAAAGTTAAATCATAAAATTTTGGGGCTTAAATAA
- a CDS encoding class II fumarate hydratase, translated as MSEYRIEKDSMGEMQVPKYAYWGAQTARAKLNFNISGKSLPKDFINAVAIVKMAAANANLKLKLIDEEKAYAIVKAALEIIDGKHDDQFPLDIFQTGSGTSTNMNVNEVIANRAVEILGGKLGDKGLCHPNDDVNMGQSSNDVIPTAIHISAALLMKNLISALEGLKKSFMAKAEEFNEVIKIGRTHLMDAVPMTLGQEFSGYASQIDKAITRFLDQEKWIVELPLGGTALGTGINTHKDFANIAINEISEYTGIKFKQADNLFEAIATKDGVVSLAGAMNTLAVSLMKIANDLRLLSSGPRCGIAEITLPSLQPGSSIMPGKVNPVILESTIQVAAEVMGKCHTISIAGASSLLDLNVMMPLIADSVIYSLTLLTNVSKHLDEFCVRDIKANIQRCSELVEWSMAIVTPLAKVVGYDKAAEIAYKAFNERKTVKDVVKSMNILPDDEVEKIFDPKSMV; from the coding sequence ATGTCAGAATATAGGATTGAAAAGGATAGTATGGGGGAAATGCAAGTCCCAAAATATGCTTATTGGGGCGCTCAAACTGCCAGAGCAAAGTTGAATTTTAATATAAGTGGAAAATCACTTCCAAAAGATTTTATAAATGCAGTAGCTATTGTTAAAATGGCAGCTGCCAATGCCAATTTGAAACTAAAGCTAATTGATGAAGAGAAAGCCTATGCCATAGTAAAGGCTGCCCTTGAGATTATTGACGGTAAACACGATGACCAATTTCCACTCGATATTTTTCAGACAGGTTCAGGTACTTCTACCAATATGAATGTCAATGAGGTGATTGCCAATCGTGCTGTTGAAATACTTGGTGGTAAGTTGGGTGACAAAGGGCTTTGTCATCCTAACGATGATGTCAATATGGGGCAATCGAGCAATGACGTAATCCCTACGGCTATACATATTTCTGCTGCTTTACTTATGAAAAACTTGATTTCCGCTCTGGAAGGTCTAAAAAAATCGTTTATGGCTAAGGCAGAAGAATTTAATGAAGTCATAAAGATAGGTAGGACTCACCTGATGGATGCTGTCCCTATGACTTTAGGGCAGGAGTTCTCAGGTTATGCTTCACAGATAGATAAGGCTATAACGAGGTTTTTAGATCAGGAGAAATGGATTGTTGAATTGCCATTGGGGGGTACAGCACTTGGCACTGGCATTAATACTCACAAAGATTTTGCAAATATTGCTATAAATGAAATATCAGAATATACCGGAATAAAATTTAAACAGGCAGACAATCTTTTTGAAGCGATTGCTACAAAAGATGGGGTAGTATCTCTTGCGGGTGCCATGAACACACTGGCTGTAAGTTTAATGAAGATTGCAAACGACCTGCGTTTGTTAAGCTCAGGACCAAGATGCGGCATCGCTGAAATTACTCTACCTTCTTTACAACCCGGAAGTTCTATTATGCCCGGAAAAGTTAATCCTGTGATACTTGAATCAACTATTCAGGTGGCTGCAGAGGTAATGGGTAAGTGCCACACAATCTCTATTGCAGGAGCCAGCAGTTTATTGGATTTGAATGTTATGATGCCTTTGATTGCCGATAGCGTTATATATTCACTAACCTTATTAACTAATGTATCTAAACATTTAGATGAATTTTGTGTGAGAGACATTAAAGCTAATATCCAAAGGTGCAGTGAGCTTGTTGAGTGGTCTATGGCAATTGTTACCCCTTTGGCTAAGGTAGTTGGTTATGATAAAGCAGCTGAAATTGCATATAAGGCTTTCAATGAAAGGAAGACAGTTAAGGATGTTGTAAAATCAATGAACATATTGCCTGATGATGAAGTAGAGAAAATTTTCGATCCAAAAAGTATGGTGTAA
- a CDS encoding cyclic nucleotide-binding domain-containing protein: MTAEKYFSILKTDPKFIDLTQDELREVLSYCEVQTFKKGDDIIKEGQHGDKLHIIVEGEVGISKIISNQVVFFITTLKVGEIFGEMAIISDYPRSANAFAKTDTVILSLSKEIFKKIKSENPLLFGKLSFVLSKVLAERLFKIEDRIKSILKATLNHEVI; this comes from the coding sequence ATGACAGCAGAGAAATATTTTTCCATATTAAAAACTGATCCAAAGTTTATAGATTTAACCCAAGATGAATTGAGAGAAGTCCTATCGTACTGCGAAGTGCAAACCTTTAAAAAAGGGGACGATATTATAAAAGAAGGTCAACACGGAGATAAGCTTCATATAATTGTCGAAGGTGAAGTTGGTATATCAAAAATAATATCAAATCAGGTAGTCTTTTTTATAACTACTCTCAAAGTAGGAGAAATTTTTGGTGAGATGGCAATAATTTCTGACTATCCTCGCTCTGCCAACGCATTTGCAAAGACTGATACTGTTATTTTAAGCTTGTCAAAGGAGATCTTTAAAAAAATTAAATCTGAAAACCCTTTACTATTTGGTAAGCTATCTTTTGTGCTTTCAAAAGTTTTAGCTGAAAGACTATTTAAGATAGAAGACAGAATTAAAAGTATCTTGAAAGCAACCTTAAACCACGAAGTTATTTAA
- the argH gene encoding argininosuccinate lyase — MSEKPWAGRFSLPTDKFVEEFNASIHFDKRFAEYDIKGSMAHVRMLAKQGIILESESEQILEGLKTVLEEIESGKFEFKTEDEDIHMAVEKRLRELIGQVAGKLHTARSRNDQVAVDFRMYLRQEIFEIKNYLKLLLETILNKAKNEIDAVMPGYTHLQTAQPILFSHYMMAYFEMFKRDYQRFTDIIDRLNYSPLGAGALAGTTFNIDREFTAKELGFIAPTLNSLDSVSDRDFALEFLSAASICQMHLSRMSEEFIIFSTSEFAFIELSDDYCTGSSIMPQKKNPDIPELIRGKTGRVYGNMISLFTTMKGLPLAYNKDMQEDKEPVFDTVDTLKASLKIFSPMIEKMKLNKSKMYSSAKLGFSTATDLADYLVRRGLPFRDAHHVVGRAVAYCLDKGVDLSDLTIEELKGFSELIKDDIYDYITLEASVNSRKATGGTAKVSVEHQIKLGQEFLSEN, encoded by the coding sequence ATGAGTGAGAAACCGTGGGCTGGAAGATTTTCACTTCCTACAGATAAATTTGTTGAAGAGTTTAATGCATCAATACATTTTGATAAAAGATTTGCCGAATATGATATCAAAGGGAGTATGGCTCATGTAAGGATGTTGGCAAAGCAAGGAATAATCCTTGAAAGTGAGTCCGAGCAAATATTGGAAGGTTTAAAAACGGTGCTGGAAGAGATTGAATCAGGAAAATTTGAATTTAAAACTGAAGATGAAGATATACATATGGCAGTTGAAAAAAGGTTGAGGGAGCTTATTGGGCAAGTGGCAGGAAAGCTTCATACTGCAAGGAGCAGAAATGACCAAGTAGCTGTTGATTTTAGAATGTATTTGAGACAGGAAATATTTGAGATAAAAAATTACCTCAAACTTTTGTTAGAAACTATTTTGAATAAAGCAAAAAATGAAATTGACGCAGTCATGCCTGGATATACCCATCTTCAGACCGCTCAGCCTATACTTTTTTCTCACTATATGATGGCTTATTTTGAAATGTTTAAAAGGGATTACCAAAGATTTACAGATATTATTGATAGATTGAATTATTCACCACTTGGTGCGGGCGCTTTGGCAGGCACCACTTTTAATATAGACAGGGAATTTACTGCGAAAGAGCTCGGATTTATAGCTCCTACGTTAAATAGTTTGGACTCTGTCAGTGATAGGGACTTTGCCCTTGAATTTTTGTCAGCCGCTTCCATATGTCAAATGCATCTTTCAAGGATGTCGGAAGAGTTTATTATATTTTCAACGTCAGAATTTGCTTTTATAGAGCTTAGCGATGATTATTGCACTGGCAGCAGCATAATGCCTCAAAAGAAAAATCCGGATATTCCTGAGCTAATAAGGGGCAAAACAGGCAGAGTGTATGGAAATATGATTAGCCTTTTTACTACGATGAAAGGGCTGCCACTTGCATACAATAAGGATATGCAAGAGGACAAAGAGCCCGTATTTGACACGGTTGACACTTTAAAGGCGTCATTAAAAATATTTTCCCCTATGATAGAAAAGATGAAACTTAATAAAAGTAAAATGTATTCTTCTGCAAAATTAGGATTTTCAACTGCAACGGATTTGGCTGATTATCTGGTAAGAAGGGGGCTGCCTTTTAGAGATGCGCATCATGTTGTCGGCAGAGCTGTGGCATATTGTCTTGACAAAGGGGTAGACCTCTCAGACTTAACTATTGAAGAATTAAAAGGTTTTTCTGAGCTTATAAAAGATGATATATATGATTATATTACGCTTGAAGCTTCTGTTAACAGCAGGAAAGCCACAGGTGGGACTGCAAAAGTATCTGTAGAGCATCAGATTAAGCTTGGACAAGAGTTTTTGAGTGAAAATTAA
- a CDS encoding sigma-54-dependent transcriptional regulator, with protein sequence MGKKILIVDDEQNHRLMLKIHLEDAGYEILEAENGLDGLYLAEENELYAILLDIKMSVMDGLTVLTKLKEKGLNTPVIMITAFNNVRTAVETMKLGAVDFITKPVDIDMLLKSLDNLEKVVTEEIKVNNIPDDFIFEGVYSKEGLGKIVDLLKMVAPTDASVMIYGESGTGKELVAKAIHNNSPRKNSQFLAVNCAALNENLIESELFGHEKGAFTGATSLKKGKFELADGGTIFLDEIGEMPLSTQAKLLRVLQEREFERVGGVKTIKTDTRVIAATNRDLEAMVKSGDFREDLYFRLNVFPVKLPPLRERKTEIPLLVNYFLEKYASRFSKVIKGYTKEFIEKLSSYNFPGNIRELENIIERSIILCTSDKLSADVLPELKIEDNEDIDTLDVKENEKQLIIKALKETNNNKSNAAKILGISRKTLHNKIKEYEIEV encoded by the coding sequence ATGGGTAAAAAGATATTGATAGTTGATGATGAACAAAACCATAGATTGATGCTTAAAATACATCTTGAAGATGCAGGATATGAAATACTTGAGGCGGAAAACGGGCTTGATGGTCTTTATCTGGCTGAAGAAAATGAACTTTATGCTATTTTGTTGGATATAAAAATGAGTGTTATGGATGGCTTGACCGTTTTGACGAAGCTCAAAGAAAAGGGATTAAATACACCTGTAATAATGATTACAGCTTTTAACAATGTTAGGACAGCGGTTGAAACGATGAAGCTGGGAGCTGTCGATTTTATAACTAAGCCTGTTGATATAGATATGCTTCTTAAAAGCCTTGATAATCTGGAAAAGGTTGTTACTGAGGAGATAAAGGTTAACAATATACCTGATGACTTTATATTTGAAGGTGTTTATTCAAAAGAAGGGCTTGGCAAAATTGTAGATTTATTAAAAATGGTTGCTCCGACTGATGCATCTGTTATGATTTACGGAGAATCAGGGACTGGTAAAGAATTGGTAGCTAAGGCTATTCATAATAATTCACCAAGAAAAAATAGCCAATTTCTTGCGGTAAACTGTGCGGCTTTAAATGAAAACTTGATAGAAAGTGAACTTTTTGGGCATGAAAAAGGTGCTTTTACAGGAGCAACAAGTCTTAAAAAAGGGAAATTTGAGTTAGCCGACGGTGGGACAATCTTTTTAGATGAAATAGGGGAGATGCCCCTTTCAACTCAGGCAAAACTACTAAGAGTATTACAGGAGAGGGAATTTGAAAGGGTTGGGGGTGTAAAGACTATAAAAACAGATACAAGGGTAATTGCCGCTACAAATAGAGATTTGGAAGCGATGGTTAAGAGCGGTGATTTTAGAGAGGATCTTTACTTTAGGTTAAATGTATTCCCTGTAAAGTTGCCCCCTTTGAGGGAAAGAAAGACGGAAATACCGCTTTTAGTTAACTATTTTTTGGAAAAGTATGCGTCGAGGTTTTCAAAGGTAATAAAGGGATACACAAAGGAATTTATTGAGAAGCTTAGCAGTTATAATTTCCCCGGCAATATAAGAGAGCTTGAAAACATTATAGAAAGAAGTATAATTCTTTGTACTTCGGATAAATTAAGTGCAGATGTTTTACCTGAACTTAAAATTGAGGATAACGAGGATATTGACACATTAGACGTAAAGGAAAATGAGAAACAGTTAATTATAAAAGCATTGAAAGAAACAAATAATAATAAGTCAAATGCAGCTAAAATACTTGGTATTTCAAGAAAGACTTTGCACAACAAAATAAAGGAATATGAGATTGAGGTGTAA
- a CDS encoding sensor histidine kinase encodes MNIFKQVRLLLFAAIFLNLILIFSYVSSANRNLQHFKAHLHEYANFIMKTLEGGNRVFMMQMGYSRNNFRLLANELAKNENVKNLIVTDSQNEIIFSLSTPDDYQQNLLEKNIFETKNELVFKRVIKFNPSRWRMGMMSSPELPASNISLTAYLIMDLSGYNKIKREIYFNIFFTVLSEVLLILIAVFLFKIFKSYIKTQEDLKRAEKEAELGKFANILAHEIKNPLSSMKGLVEYSLKKESDEKLKDYLSRSLTEIDRLNKIVNDFLDFGRHIRLSTKLLDIGHLINRAVDILKYDLNDKTLTIEVLGESFQINGDEDKIFQVLINLFLNAISASPVGDKIIARLDANIKKITIINNVVNMDFDKNKIFEPFYTTKAKGSGLGLAISKKIIELHGGKVEVENIYPFTISVNFEGKNG; translated from the coding sequence ATGAATATTTTTAAGCAGGTAAGACTATTACTTTTTGCAGCTATATTTTTGAATTTAATATTGATATTTTCATATGTTTCTTCTGCAAATAGAAACCTGCAGCATTTTAAAGCCCATTTGCACGAATATGCAAATTTTATAATGAAAACTCTTGAGGGTGGCAATAGAGTATTTATGATGCAAATGGGATATTCCCGTAATAACTTTAGACTGCTGGCCAATGAGCTTGCCAAAAACGAAAATGTTAAAAATCTTATTGTAACTGACAGCCAAAATGAGATAATCTTCAGTCTGTCTACTCCGGATGATTATCAGCAAAACCTTTTGGAAAAAAATATTTTTGAAACGAAAAATGAGCTTGTATTTAAAAGGGTGATAAAATTTAACCCCTCAAGGTGGAGGATGGGGATGATGAGTTCCCCTGAGCTTCCTGCTTCTAATATTTCTCTAACTGCTTATCTAATAATGGATTTGTCAGGCTACAACAAAATTAAGCGAGAAATTTATTTTAATATATTTTTTACTGTGTTGTCGGAAGTTTTATTGATACTGATTGCTGTTTTTCTATTTAAAATTTTTAAAAGCTATATCAAGACTCAGGAAGACTTAAAAAGAGCTGAAAAGGAAGCCGAGCTTGGAAAGTTTGCCAATATTCTTGCCCATGAGATAAAAAATCCCCTTAGCTCAATGAAAGGGCTTGTGGAATATAGTTTGAAGAAAGAGAGTGATGAAAAGCTAAAAGATTATTTATCAAGGTCACTAACGGAAATTGACAGGTTAAACAAGATTGTAAATGATTTCTTGGATTTTGGCAGGCATATAAGGCTTTCTACTAAGCTTTTAGATATTGGACATTTAATTAATCGGGCGGTTGATATATTAAAATACGATTTGAATGATAAGACTCTGACTATTGAAGTGTTAGGTGAAAGTTTTCAAATTAATGGCGACGAGGATAAGATTTTTCAAGTTTTAATTAATCTTTTTTTAAATGCAATAAGTGCTTCACCTGTTGGAGATAAAATTATTGCAAGGTTAGACGCAAATATTAAAAAAATTACAATAATAAATAATGTTGTAAATATGGATTTTGATAAAAATAAAATATTCGAACCATTTTATACAACTAAGGCAAAGGGGAGCGGGCTTGGGCTTGCCATATCTAAAAAGATTATCGAGCTTCACGGTGGTAAGGTAGAGGTTGAAAATATCTACCCCTTCACAATATCGGTAAATTTTGAGGGTAAAAATGGGTAA